A region from the Helcococcus ovis genome encodes:
- the pulA gene encoding type I pullulanase: MFEINNELLETKLGLSYSPEKSIIRVWSPSRESITLCLYDSYSTQSKTEFNMIKDENNVFEIILDGNMEGKFYTFLIDGMEVADPYSFASSANSKRTAIIDLSKSNPEGFIEHKIPFNDKDKAIIVETHIADISINENSGAENRGLFLGAAQTGTKYNNVSTGLDHFKELGVTHIHLLPVTDYLTVNELKPLSKYPKNYNWGYDQELYNNIEGSFSTNPNDPYSRIREFKTLIKNYHENGMSIVMDVVYNHTFRTSDSPFNIIEPMYYYRSENGNFTNGSGCGNELASERPMVRKFIVESLCYLAREYKIDGFRFDLMALTDIDTIMLAIEKLREINPNILIYGEPWMALPSPLPYDKQIVIGAQKDKKFAIFNPFIRDSIKGDNDGSVKGYIQGEYYLKKNIKNGLMGSIGLDANDASSFANPIESINYFNAHDNLIFYDKLLKSNVEQEDIKDLTYMAFSIIMTAQGIPFFHSGNSFLRTKYMDHNSYASPSNINGIDWSLKEKNYDIFLKIKNLIELRKRLGIFNYTTAEDVRNNLTFINGLKDSVIAFTIKKEDKKYLIIHNFSKNRESLSINLGKIYKLNLIWENEFKDEFVNEFSIDGYSTNVYSLVEE; the protein is encoded by the coding sequence ATGTTTGAAATAAATAATGAACTGTTAGAAACTAAACTTGGATTATCTTATAGTCCTGAAAAATCAATTATTAGAGTATGGTCTCCTTCTAGAGAATCTATTACATTATGTTTATATGATTCTTATAGTACTCAATCAAAAACTGAATTTAATATGATCAAAGATGAAAATAATGTTTTTGAGATAATATTAGATGGAAATATGGAAGGTAAATTTTACACATTTTTAATTGATGGAATGGAAGTTGCTGATCCTTATTCATTTGCAAGCTCTGCAAATAGTAAAAGAACAGCAATAATTGATTTATCAAAATCAAATCCAGAAGGTTTTATAGAACATAAAATACCTTTTAATGATAAGGATAAGGCTATAATTGTAGAAACACATATTGCCGATATTTCCATTAATGAAAATTCCGGAGCAGAAAATAGAGGATTATTTTTAGGTGCTGCGCAAACAGGTACAAAGTATAATAATGTTTCAACGGGATTAGACCATTTTAAGGAGTTGGGTGTTACTCATATACATTTATTACCTGTAACAGATTATTTAACTGTTAATGAATTAAAACCTTTATCGAAATATCCTAAAAACTATAATTGGGGATATGATCAAGAGTTATATAACAATATCGAAGGATCTTTTTCAACAAATCCAAATGATCCATATAGTAGAATAAGAGAATTTAAGACATTAATTAAAAATTATCATGAAAATGGAATGTCTATTGTAATGGATGTTGTATATAATCATACTTTTAGAACAAGTGATTCTCCGTTTAATATTATTGAGCCGATGTATTATTATAGATCCGAAAATGGTAATTTTACAAATGGTTCAGGATGTGGAAATGAGTTAGCATCTGAGAGACCAATGGTTAGAAAATTCATAGTAGAATCCCTTTGTTATTTAGCAAGAGAATATAAAATTGATGGATTTAGATTCGATTTAATGGCATTAACTGATATAGATACAATTATGTTAGCTATAGAAAAATTAAGAGAAATTAATCCTAATATTTTAATTTATGGGGAGCCATGGATGGCCTTACCTTCACCACTTCCTTATGATAAGCAAATTGTTATAGGAGCACAAAAAGATAAAAAATTTGCAATATTTAATCCTTTCATTAGAGATAGTATTAAAGGTGATAATGATGGTAGTGTAAAGGGATACATTCAAGGTGAATATTATCTAAAGAAGAATATTAAAAATGGTCTAATGGGTTCTATTGGATTAGATGCAAATGATGCTTCATCATTTGCAAATCCTATTGAAAGTATAAATTACTTTAATGCACATGATAACCTAATATTTTATGATAAACTTTTAAAATCAAATGTGGAACAAGAAGATATTAAGGATTTAACATATATGGCATTTTCTATAATAATGACAGCACAAGGAATACCATTTTTCCATTCAGGAAACTCATTTTTGAGAACAAAATATATGGATCATAATTCATATGCATCACCAAGTAATATTAATGGTATAGATTGGTCACTAAAGGAAAAAAATTATGACATATTTTTAAAAATTAAAAATTTAATTGAATTACGTAAAAGATTAGGTATATTCAATTATACAACTGCTGAAGATGTAAGAAACAATTTAACTTTTATAAATGGGTTGAAAGATTCTGTGATTGCGTTTACAATAAAGAAAGAAGATAAAAAATATTTGATAATTCATAATTTTTCAAAAAATAGAGAAAGTTTATCTATTAATTTAGGTAAAATATATAAACTAAATCTAATTTGGGAAAATGAATTTAAGGATGAATTCGTAAACGAATTTAGTATTGATGGATATTCGACAAATGTCTATAGTTTAGTGGAGGAGTAA
- a CDS encoding glycogen/starch/alpha-glucan phosphorylase: MRDISDIEQRIQDNLYELFAKQFDCARDGELFTSLANSVRQIIGKKWFESYACARKDKQVYLLSFEYSFGNQLLKNLIKLDLLNEVKELFKKHNLNFEDIKDEDIEFALGFGDLGITSGAMLDLFASEKHNIYAYGLRYRRGMLKQEIVNGEQIEKPDDWKVNKNPWEHEKGFSHYVNFKDYAVKAIPYDIPLLSNDGNHVNTLRLWKSFSINDLDFKKFSNGDIEDAYKDINRANSIVEFLYPIESNIEGKKLRLRQEYFFASSSIQDIFKKYKKYVDDEVYNIYKHVKIQIHDIHPVMSILVFIDVLINKHKLTFKNSLEIAKKTFIFFQHSLLPETFESWDLKLINEICPNILDIIYMLDKHIKDEFLNNEKFNLPLIIIRDGYVCMINIAYYISKNIITLNGSHIELIKYKFMKEYYDFYNYKIKTIDFNYDTNQYLKEIYYDKDINENNILELTPEKLKKLKYENKWKLLEYLDIDKNLINVDSAFVMNMGVFHEYKRQILSALGIALLYYRLKKNPNLSIAERTYFFGGKSYPNYYFTKENIKFINALANQINNDLFIKDKIKIVFIENYNLTKSSVVIPAADIYQSLELLSMQLKDVFIFKSLSTGAAFLTCRSNYQNICIDENQISKYMFGDNYETVLTKNNYNLFEFLNQNKEIEDMFNFYRYLPKETFPYDINKIYNSIYYFNDENHIFKDLFEYVSVIEKSIDDYTNTYQWYQTRVNDCKNTIKIDDKSFLKKYNEILEN; this comes from the coding sequence TTTGAGTCTTATGCTTGTGCCAGAAAAGACAAACAGGTCTATCTTTTATCATTTGAATATTCATTTGGTAATCAATTATTAAAAAATCTAATAAAACTTGATTTACTAAATGAGGTAAAAGAATTATTTAAAAAACATAATTTAAATTTTGAAGATATAAAGGATGAAGATATTGAGTTTGCATTAGGTTTTGGTGATTTAGGCATAACTTCCGGTGCAATGCTAGATTTATTTGCTAGTGAAAAGCATAATATTTATGCTTATGGATTAAGGTATAGAAGGGGAATGCTTAAACAGGAAATTGTTAATGGTGAACAAATTGAAAAACCTGATGATTGGAAAGTAAATAAAAATCCTTGGGAGCATGAAAAGGGATTTAGTCATTATGTTAATTTTAAGGATTATGCTGTTAAAGCTATCCCATATGATATTCCTTTATTATCGAATGATGGAAATCATGTAAACACCTTGAGATTATGGAAAAGTTTTTCAATAAATGATTTAGATTTCAAGAAATTTTCAAATGGGGATATTGAAGATGCATATAAAGATATTAATAGGGCAAATTCAATTGTTGAATTTTTGTATCCTATTGAAAGTAATATTGAAGGGAAAAAACTTAGATTAAGACAAGAATATTTTTTTGCAAGCTCTTCAATTCAGGATATTTTTAAAAAATATAAAAAATATGTAGATGATGAAGTATATAATATATATAAACATGTTAAAATTCAGATTCACGATATTCATCCTGTAATGTCAATTCTTGTTTTTATTGATGTATTAATAAATAAACATAAATTAACTTTTAAAAATTCTTTGGAAATTGCTAAGAAAACTTTTATATTTTTTCAACATTCACTTTTACCTGAAACATTTGAAAGTTGGGATTTGAAATTAATTAATGAAATTTGTCCAAATATTTTAGATATTATTTATATGTTGGATAAACATATTAAAGATGAATTTTTAAATAATGAAAAATTCAATTTACCATTGATAATTATTAGAGATGGATATGTATGTATGATTAATATTGCATATTATATTTCAAAAAATATCATAACATTAAATGGTTCACATATAGAATTAATTAAGTATAAATTTATGAAAGAATATTATGATTTTTATAATTACAAAATTAAAACTATTGATTTTAATTATGATACAAATCAGTATTTAAAAGAGATTTATTATGATAAGGATATTAATGAAAATAATATTTTAGAATTAACACCTGAAAAACTTAAAAAATTAAAGTATGAAAATAAATGGAAATTATTAGAGTATTTAGATATTGATAAAAATCTAATTAATGTTGATTCTGCTTTTGTGATGAATATGGGAGTTTTTCATGAATATAAAAGGCAGATTTTATCCGCCTTAGGTATAGCTCTTTTATATTATAGATTAAAGAAAAATCCAAATCTTAGCATAGCTGAAAGAACTTATTTCTTTGGTGGAAAGTCTTATCCAAATTATTATTTTACAAAAGAAAATATTAAGTTTATAAATGCACTTGCAAATCAGATAAATAATGATTTGTTTATAAAAGATAAAATAAAAATTGTATTTATAGAAAATTATAACTTAACTAAGTCAAGTGTTGTTATACCGGCGGCAGATATATATCAAAGTCTTGAATTATTATCAATGCAATTAAAAGATGTATTTATATTTAAGTCGTTATCTACCGGAGCGGCATTTTTAACATGTAGAAGTAATTATCAAAATATATGTATAGATGAAAATCAAATTAGTAAATATATGTTTGGGGATAATTATGAAACCGTTTTAACAAAAAATAATTATAATCTATTTGAATTTTTAAATCAAAATAAAGAAATAGAAGATATGTTTAATTTTTATAGATATTTGCCTAAAGAGACATTTCCTTACGATATTAATAAAATATATAATTCAATATATTATTTTAATGATGAGAATCATATATTTAAAGATTTATTTGAATATGTTTCTGTAATTGAAAAATCAATTGATGATTATACAAATACTTATCAATGGTATCAAACTAGAGTAAATGATTGTAAAAATACAATAAAGATTGATGATAAATCATTCTTAAAAAAATATAACGAAATATTGGAGAATTAA